The stretch of DNA TTAATAGATAATGATAAAAAAAGAGAGGTTATCATTGAAGTAAAGTATGGAGATACTACGGGAAATGGAACAAATGATCAAATATCATTAATTGAGTTACATGAGAATAACAAAGAGCATAAATTTACTGGTGAAGTATTTATAAGAATCAAAAATATAATGACAGGTGAAGTGTTTACAATAAATTTAGAAAGTCATATAGGTATTTCTTATAAATTGTACATGGGTAAATTTACTAGTGATTATAAAATGGACATATTAGTACAAGGATTTAATTATATTGCCAAAGATGAAAATAATAATTATATATTTTCATATATGAATAGAGCCTATGTAGAAGTATTCAATGGACATAAGTTTTTAAATGAATATAAAGTAGATGCAAATTATAAAGATAATTACTTGGTAGAAGTACTTTGTGAAAAGTTAAAAAAGAAGTATTGTATTAGTATAAAAGAATACGACAAAGAATGGTTATCAAAAGTATATGATAATACAGGAATTTTAAAAGTAAATTCAAAACTTATAAATACAGATTTAAATGCTGTATATCCTATTGGCCCAACTTGGGGAGAAGAATTTGGAGTTCAAACAGAACTATATATATATCAAACTTTAATAAGTCATGATAAATTAAAAGTTATAGCTATAATACAAAATAGACTAAGATGGAAAGATGACAGATTTATAGTTATACTTCAGAATATAGCAGTGCTTGGAAAGGAAATATAAAAAAGCTCATTAATTATTATAAAGAATAAATAAGTATAAAAGTATTTTTAGAGGCTTAGTTTTTAGGTCTCTTTTTTATATAGTATATTATTCCAAAACCTCCAACTGTTAATACAAAAAAACAGTAGATAGTTTTGTTTTTACACAAAACTATCTACTGTCTCGAACCTAAAAGGTTCCTTTTAATTTTGATTATTGTTTTGCATATCAGTTTGTTCTGGAGTTACTGTAGACTCTTTTTTATTTTCTACATCTGTCTTAGGACTTTGATTAGAAGTATTCTGGTCATCTATGTTTGAATTATCTTCAGAAAATAGGGATTTAAAAAAGTCTCCTATAGCTTTGAAAAAATCACCTATAGCATCTGTTATCTTTTTCAATAATCCACTATCTGATAGCTCTTTTCCCGCACTTTCAAGAGCATTTGTTAATTGGTCTCCTAAGTTGTTTAAGGTATCTTTAACTTGGCTATAATCTATATTAAGTCCATTAATTTGAACCATTAAATTCTTAATATCATTTTTTTGAGTATCTGTTAATTCCACTTTATAATCTTTAGTAAGATTATCTACTATTTTATTAACTTCCTTTTCATCTTTAGGAGCTTTTTTTATAACAGCAGTTTTAACATCATTTATAACAGCAGCAGCTTCATCTGCACCAATATCATCAGCTAATTTTGATGTGGTTTCTATTTCTTTTTGAGCTACTTTTTTATTTTTAAGAGATAATTCTTGACCTTTTGCTTGTTCAAATCCTTTTAAAATTCCAGATAAAGCAGAAGTTCCTGTAACTGGAAATGGAGAACTAGCCTTAACTTCTGCATTAGTAACTCCTGATGTTACAAGGGCATTAGAAAGCATTAATCCTGTTACTTCTGTAAGGTTATTAGCTTGTACATTAATTCCTCCATCATTAGTAAGTTTTACATATGATGAAGAATAACAACCACCTTGATAGTTAGATTTATCATTAGGATCAAGTCCTAGTTGTTTTATTATATCATCATTAGTTATTCTATCTATACTAACCTGGTCTTTAGAAACTCCAAACTCTTTTAGCATTTGATCTTCCTGAACATCCGTTAGGTCTGTTCCAAACGTAACTCTCTCTTTATTTTGAGCATGTACATTTACAGTAAAACATGAAGCTACAATAGCAGAAGCTGTAATTAAACTAAAAATCTTCTTTTTCATAATGAATCTCCTTATACATATTATTTATAATTAATATTATTAAACTTTTTAAAATAAAATCAATACTTATTAGTATATTTAAGATTATTTTAAGAAGTACAGTGTTTAAATTAGTAATAAAAAAGTATAGAATATGTATAAAGAATAAATAAACTTAAGATAGGAGAAATAGAATGAGTAGTAATATAAGGATTTTTTATAAAAGTCAATATGATTTAGGATATGCTTTAAGAGGATATATAGACGAATATTTTGATAATAATGTTTCAGATGAGGAGTTAAGAGAAACTATAAAAAAGGTCGTTGAAGAGAATAAAGATAAAATATTTAAAGAAGAAAGCATAGCTAAAAAGCTTCAACAAATTTTAGGGAAAAATAGGTTAAAAATATTACTTTCTATAACTAGTGAAAAAGATAGTTAAAAAAATATATTAAACATTAAAACTAATTGTTCTATGAAAAGTAATATGATATAATTTATAGGTAAATAATGGAAAAACTTCTAAGCTAGGAGGTATCATAAGTGGAATTAGAAAAAGTTTTAATGAAGGTAATATCTGTATTTTTAATTATATTAATAGGAGTTTATGGTAGTAAGAAAAATATAATAACAGAAAGTTTACAAGAGGGTTTAAAAGATTTAATTATTAATATAACTTTCCCTTTTCTTGTGCTTACTTCTTTTAGCTTTAGCTATGATAGTAGTATGCTATCTAATATAGTTAAAGCTTTTATTTATAGTTTGCTTTCTTTTATTATTTTAATAGGTATAAATTATATATTTATAAAACCTGTAAGTAAAGAAAAGAGATTTATAATGAAACTTTCAAATGTATTTTCAAATTGTAGTTTTATTGGAATGATAGCTATAGAAAGTATATTTGGTGCAGAGGGAATGATTTATGCAGGGATTTTCAATATGACTTTTTATTCTTTAATTTGGATATACACTAAATATATATGTATAAAAAATAAAGTAGAGAAAAACTTAAATCCTACAATGCTTGCCATATGTATAGGACTATTTATGATTATCTTAAAAATTCAGTTACCAGTAGGTATATATAATAGTTTTAGTATAATAGGAGAAATTACAACCCCTATAGGATTAATCTTAGTTGGTTCAATAATAAGTAAAATTAATTTGAAAGTAATATTTAGCGATTATACACTATATTATGCTGCATTTATAAAGCTAATAGTAATGCCGCTTATAATATTAGGGGTTTCAAAATTATTAAAGGATGATTCTATGGTTATTTGTACAATAATATTATTACAAGCAATGCCTTCAAGTGAAATTTCAACTATTTTTGCAAAGGAATATGCAAAGGATTATAAATATTCTAGTGAGTTAGTAGTAATTTCAACCTTGCTTTTTATATTAACATTTCCTATAATACTAAAATTAGTAGTGTAACTATAAAATTCTAATTTGACATCTAGAGCTCATAAAGATATTATTAAAATGTAGAATTATATAATTATGAGGGAGAAGGTGACTATATATGGAATTTTCTAAAATACAAAATAAATTTATAAATCAAAAGTCAGTAGGATATAAATTATTAAAAGGAAAAGAAGGTACGGGGAAAAGTATAACATCAATTTATAAGGCTATTAATTTAGAAAATAATTACTGTATTTATGAAGATGATTCTATATTATTTATCTCCTCAGATAGAGAAAATAAAGATAAAGTTACAAGTTTATATAATTTAGAAAAAAATAAAAATCACTTTTATTCATTATTTTCAATGGATAAAGGAAGATTAGAATCCACAGTTTTAAGAGATATTATAGATACTTATTCTAAAGCCTACAAAAGAGAAAATGCTATAAATAATAATTATATAGTAAAAGAAGATATGATAAATATAATTGAAAGTTTATCTTTTGAAATAGATTCTTTAGCTAAAAAGTGTAAATTTTTAAAAAAGACAAGCTGTGAATTTATACTAGACGAAATATTATGGATTAGAGCTTCTAATTTTACGCTAGAAGAGTATTTAAATATAGATAGAAAAGGTAGAGAAAAGAGAATAAATAGAAATTCTTATACGAGAGAATGTTTATTTATTATTAAAGATCTTTATGTAAATCAGCTTAATAAGATGAATCTTAGTGATAAATTCAAAGATCTTCTATATGCTACTGAATATGTGAAGAAATATCATTTAAAATATACGCATATTATCTTAGATGATTCTGAAAAATTAACTAGAGGTGAAATAGAATTTGTAAAATCTATTTATAAAAATAGTCCATATTCATCATTAATCTTTATAGTTAACAGTGAACTTTATAATGATGAATATTCATGGTTAGTTAAAGGGAGAAAGTTGAAAACTTTAGGAGAAGATTTTAAAGGAAAGACATTCTTATATAAAACAACATTTGTAAAGAAAGAGATTATTATGCCAAAGACAATAGATACATATAAATATTTAAATTTAAAAAATAAAAGAGTAGCAAGTTTTGATATAGATACGTCCTCTATAGAAAAGGAAATCTTATTAAATGATGGGTTATCCTTTAAAGAAGAAGAACTTATAGATATTCCAATATTTAATGATATAGCAGCTGGAAGCCCTATAGAAATGAATGATAGTATAGAGGGGGATTTTTATCTTCCTAAAATTTGGCTTGGAAAAGGACCTGATACTTTTATTTTAAAGGTAAAAGGAGACAGTATGATTAACAAGAATATTTGTGATGGAGATTATGTTGTTATTAAAAAGCAATCCACAGCAAATAATAATGATATAGTTGCAGCTAGTTTAGACGGAGAAGCAACTCTTAAAATACTTAATACAAATGGAGAAAATCCTGTACTTACTCCAGCGAACCCATTATATAGCGATATAAATTTAATAAATAGAGAAGTTAATATTTTAGGTGTGGCAATTGGAGTAATAAAGTACAGTTAAGGAGCACTAAAATGGCAAAGGGGAAAACACATGACAAAATAACAATAGCTTTATCCCCTTTAATAGTTATAATATTCCTTATGATTAACGTTAATTTATTTGAAAATAAAAGTCAAATAGTTATTGTAACAGTATTAGCTGTATCAATATATTTATTTGGTGGTTTTATGTTTTCAGGAGATTTAGATATTAAAAGTATGGAATATTACAGATGGGGAAAATTAAAATTTATTTGGAACCCTTATCAAAGTATGTTTAAACATAGAAGTATATTTACACATGGTTTTTTATTAGGGCCTATAATACGTGTTATATACATATATATAATACTTTTAATAGTATGTGGAGTTTTGTATTCTTTAAGAATTATAAACTTAGCAACAGATGAAGTTATAAAAGCTACAATAGAGTATATAAATATAAATAAACTTATCTTTATAAATATAGGCTTTGCATTATTTTTAGGCTCAGGATTACATACAATTACTGATTTTACATATAGCTTTATAAAGAAGAAGTTTACAAATACAAAAGGACATAGAAAAAATAGACGTAAGTTTATAGTATAGTATTACAAATGAGGTGGGTTATTATGAAGGAAACAAAATCGCATATAGCTAAAATATCAAAGGCATCAACATATTTTATATTTAGAAATGGTCCTATTAAAGAAATGTACAAAGAAGGGAAAATTTCAGATGAGGAAATAAAAAATATACAATGTTATATGGAAAATCATTTAGCTTATCTTTATGATGTTTTATTAGAAGAAAATAATATAAATAAGTTTCAATTAATAATGGACACAATGGATAAGTTTTATATAAATGATGCTGAGGAAGTAAAAATAGATGATGAAGGATTTGAGAATTTCTATAATCAGCTATTTCCGAGTGATACAATTAAAAGTAATATAAAAATAGGAAAATAAAATAATTTAATATAACTATATAATAGAAAAAATAATAGCATAATATTACAAATAAAAAAATAAAGCACTAGTTTTATCGAAAGTATTTTAATAATGATAAAAGGTTGTATAATAAGAATTGAGAAATACATAGGAGTAACTTTAAGGGTAATTTAGAAACTATAAAATTGTACGGTTAAATATATTTTATAGTATATATATATTAGTCCTAATATTTCGTAAAGTAACATTATGGTATAAGTTAAATGAGAGATTATGGTTATATTAGGTGAACGGATTTAATAAACTAGTCTACAAATTAAGTAGACTAGTTTATTATTTATGTAACAAAAAGTGATATGAATAAGTATATTAATAATGTAAAGTTTAATAATGTACTTAGGAGGATTAATTAATGGACTGGTTTATTTCATTAAACCCTGTACTTCAAGGACTTCTTGCAACTTTATTTACTTGGTTTATAACAGCATTAGGAGCAGCTTTAGTTTATTTCTTTAAAGAAGTAGATAAAAGAATATTAAATGCAATGCTTGGATTTGGAGCAGGAGTTATGATTGCAGCAAGTTTTTGGTCACTTTTAAGCCCTGCAATAGAACTTTGTGAAGAATTAGGACATAGTGGGTTTATAATACCTGGAATTGGTTTCTTTTTAGGAGGAGTTTTCATTATTGTAGCAGATAAATTAATGGATAAGTATTCATATGGTGTAAGTAATAAGCAATCAACTATTGAAGAGACTACTAAAGCTAAGAATTATAAAAGAAGTATACTTTTAGTTTTAGCTGTAACTCTTCATAATATTCCTGAGGGGCTAGCAGTTGGAGTGGCATTTGGAGGCGTAGCGGTTGGAATACCAGGAACAACTATTATTGCAGCAATGACACTAGCTTTAGGAATAGGACTTCAGAACTTTCCAGAAGGGGCTGCAGTATCTCTGCCATTAAGAAGAGAAGGTTTATCTAGGAATAAAAGTTTTTTCTTCGGACAAGCTTCTGGTTTTGTTGAGCCTTTAGCTGGAGTATTAGGAGTAGTTGCGGCTATAACTATGAGAAGCATTCTTCCATTTTTATTAGCATTTTCAGCGGGAGCTATGATATCAGTTGTAGGATCAGAATTACTTCCAGAAGCGTCTATGGAAAATAAGAATATAACAACTTTAGGCTTAATTCTAGGCTTTTTAGTAATGATGATATTAGATGTGGCTTTGGGTTAGAAATAAAACACCTTAATTTTTTAAGGTGTCTTATTTTGAAAAGAATAGTATATAAAATATTAATTAATAGAATAAAAATTAAGTTTATTTTTAATTTTTATCTTTGCATCAATTAAGTCGCCTGTCAATTTAGTTTCATTATTTAAATTCTTAACATCTATAATTACATCGATATAAACATTATCTTTATTTTGTACATCAATATGAGAATATATTCCTGAATTATTTAAAGGTTCGATTTTTGTTGTAACATAAATTCCAGCTAAATTAAATTCACAAACGTCTCGTACTGTATTATACCTCGTAACAATGAACACTCCATTTTTAGTTGAATATTCTTGAGTATCTGGCTGAATATCTTGAGGTATATTTTTTTCTACAGACTTATTTTGACTTTTCACTTCCTTTTAACTTGTGATGAAGTTGGAATTTGTTATTACTGATATCTTAACATTTAGATATGAGCTTTAATACTTTATAAATTCTAAAGGTTTAATATGTTAATTTTTTATAACCTATCAAGAATATTTCCAGCAAAGACTTTTATTTTTTGACAAATTATGATATATTCATAACAACTATTTATTATTTTAAATAAAGGTTACGTAGGATAGGAGGAATAATATGAAGAAAAATGAATATGGTTTATTTACAGCCATAGGAATGATAGTAGGAGTAGTTATAGGTTCAGGTATATTCTTTAAAAGTGATAATATCTTAATAGCTACTAATGGGAGTGTTAGCTTAGGGGTTTTAGTATTTTGTATAGCAGCTATTGGAATTATTTTTGGAAGTTTAACAATATCAGAACTTGCATCCCGTAACACAAAAGCAGGTGGAGTAATAACATATGCGGAGTATTCTTATAATAAGTCAATAGCGTGCGCATTTGGTTGGTTTCATACATTTTTATATTATCCAGCCCTTATTTCAGTAGTTTCTTGGGTATCAGGAATATATATATGTATGTTATTTGGTTTTGATGGTGGATTAGAAGTTCAAATTTTAATTGGTTTAGCAATTATGATTATAATATTTATACTAAATGTTTTATCAGCTAAACTAGGAGGATTATTTCAAAATGCTTCAACAGTTATTAAAATAATACCATTAGTATTTATAGCAATAGCTGGATTAACTTTTGGAAATCCAACTTCTATATCAATAAGTGATATAACACATATGCAATCTTTTGGATGGATTACTGCAATTGCACCAATAGCCTTTTCTTTTGATGGATGGATTGTTGCTACATCTATAGGACATGAAATAAAAGATTCAAGTAAAAATCTACCAAAGGCTTTAGTGGTAGCACCATTATTTATATTAATAATTTATTTATTATATTTCGTAGGAATAAGCATCTATGTAGGTCCAGAAACAGTAATGAGTCTTGGAGATGCTCACGTTGATCTTGCTGCAAATAGTATTTTTGGATCATGGGGAGCTAAAATAATATTAACTTTTGTTGTTATTTCAATATTAGGAACGGTAAATGGATTAACAATGGGGCTAACTAGATTACCATATTCTCTTTCATTAAGAGGAATGTTCCCTAAATATAAGGTGTTTTCAAAAGTAAATGAAAAATTAGGAATGCCTGTACAATCTTCAATTATTGCATTTATAATATCAGTTTTATGGCTTGGTATTCATTATTTAACTCAAAAATTTGAGTTGCTACCAAATTCAGATATATCTGAAATTTCTATAACTATAAATTATGTTTTATATATATTATTATATGTGAAAGTATTTAGAATGGGGCGTAGTGGAGAAATAAAAGGTTTATGGAAAGGGCTTCTTAATCCATTATTAGCTACGATAGGATCATTAATAATATTAGTAGGTAGTATGGGGAATCCTTTATTTTGGTTAAATGCAAGTATATCTTTAATGGTACTTATAGGCGCAATAGTATTTTGGAATTATCAAAGTAAAAAGATCAATATTGAATAATATGTATAAAGAGATGAAAGAAATATCTTTCGTCTTTTTCTTTATTTAAAATAATGGAATAAAATTCGGAAAGTATGACAATTCTAATAAATATAAGTAGCATAAAATTTATAAAGGTAGGTGAGAAAGTGAATAGACTATCTTGTAATGTAAGGAAATGTAATCATAATTTATTTGGAATTTGTGATATGCATACTATAAGAATTTTAAGTTGTAACAATGAAGCTAATAATATTCCAAGATGCAATAGTTTTGAAAAATATAAAATTTCTAAACGTGTTAGATTAATAGGAAAAACTGATATCTATGAGGATAGATTAAATAACGTTGAAAATAAAGGATTTCAACTAGAGTTACCAGATATTTATTGTGAATTAACAAATTGTAAATATAATGAATGTTCAAAATGTCAATCTAGAACGGTTATGATTGAAGGATTTAAAGCAAAACAATATGGTGATACTAAATGTACTACTTTTTTAATAAATAGTAATATATAAAAGTATAATTAAATTAAAAATAGATAAGTCAGCGTAGATTAATACAATAGTTGCTGACTTATTTATATAAAAAATAGATGCTTTTATAAATTTCAATGTAGAAAATTAGGAAAAAGTGTTGTATAATAAAAACTTAATTACAAGAGATAATAGTAAATTTAAAGTTAGTGAGGCGGTACAATGAAAGCAGGATTTGATCCAAAGAAATATTTAGAAGAACAATCAAAGTACATATTAGAAAGAGTTAATGATTATGATAAGCTGTACCTTGAATTTGGTGGCAAATTAATGTTTGATCTTCATGCAAAAAGAGTATTACCAGGTTTCGATGAAGATGCAAAGATAAAATTACTACATAAGTTAAAAGAAAAAGTAGAAGTTGTTATTTGTGTATATGCAGGAGACATTGAAAGAAACAAAATCAGAGGAGACTTTGGAATAACTTATGATTTAGAAGTTTTTAGACTTATAGATGATTTAAGAGCATATGAGTTAGATGTAAATAGCGTAGTTATAACAAGATACAATGGACAACCAGCTACTACTGTATTTATAAATAAACTTGAACGTAGAGGAATAAAAGTTTATAAGCATAAAGCAACAAAGGGATATCCAGCAGACGTTGATACAATAGTTAGTGATGAAGGATATGGAAAAAATCCATATATAGAAACAACAAAGCCAATAGTTGTTGTAACAGCACCAGGACCAGGAAGTGGAAAGCTAGCAACTTGTTTAAGTCAATTATATCATGAATATAGAAGAGGAAATGTTGCGGGTTACTCAAAATTTGAAACTTTCCCAGTATGGAATGTTCCATTAAAACATCCGTTAAATATAGCTTATGAAGCTGCAACAGTAGATCTTAAAGATGTTAATTTAATAGATTCTTTCCATATGGATGCATACAATAAGCTAGCTGTTAACTATAATAGAGATATAGAAAGCTTCCCACTATTAAAAAGAATAATAGAAAAATAACAGGAGAAGAAGCTGTTTATAAATCACCAACAGATATGGGCGTTAATAGAGTTGGATATGGTATTATAGACGATGAGGTTGTAAAGGAAGCATCAAGACAAGAAATAATAAGACGATACTTTAAAACAGCTTGTGAATATAAAAAAGGTTATGTTGATAAGGAAACTGCAGATAGAGCAAAACTTATCATGGAAGAGTTAAATTTAAAAGAAACAGATAGAAGTGTTGTTATTCCAGCTAGAGAACATGCAGCTAAACTAAAGGAAGCTTCAGATAAAAATGAACTTTGTACAGCTGTTGCTTTAAAACTAACTGATGGAACAATACTAAAAGGTAAAGGCTCAGAGGTAATGGATGCTTCAGCAGCTGTTATATTAAATGCTATTAAATATTTAGCTAATATAAATGATAATATTCATTTAATATCACCTGTTATACTTGAACCTATAATAAACTTAAAATCTAAGACTTTTGGAAATAAAAGTACTGCTTTAACTTGTGAAGAAATACTAATAGCACTTAGCATTTGTGCAGCAACAAATCCAACAGCTCAAGCAGCGCTTGATAAACTATCAATGCTTAAGGGCGGTCAAGCTCATTCAACTACAATAATTAGTGGAAATGATGATCAAACCTTTAGAAAATTAGGTATTGATATTACATGTGATGCAGAATATCAAACAGATAATTTATACTATAATAATTAAAATTAGGCTAGGAACTTAGAGTTCCTAGCCTTTTGTTGTATATTGAATAAATAATTTAGTATTAGGTGGATTATAGGTAAAATAAAAAAAAGAAAGTATTATTAAAGTTGTTAGTAATATACCTAGTATTTCAAAAAAATTAGGTAAAGGAGGAAGGTTTGTTATAAACTTTATAAGTAAAAATGGAAGAATAACTGCTAATATAAAAATAGATATGTCAATTATTAATACTGGTTTTTTTGTAATATAAGTATAACTATAAAATATGGATGGAACTAGTGTTAAAGATAAAAGTAGCGAAAATCCAAGAGAAAAAAATAAATTGTTAATATTTTCATAGTTAAAACAAATAATAATTAGCATAAAAATTAATATAGGAAATATAGAAAGTTTTATATGTTCCCAAACGCTTTCATTTATTGCAGAGAAATATCCAATAAATCTATTATTATTGAATATTTTATAAGTGAAGTGTAGTAGAGTTCCTAAAATAAAACTAAACACAATGCCAATAGTTATAATTTCATTATTCATATATACCCCTATAATTATTATTTATATAGTATATATACAAATAATATAAAAGATTACATTATAGTGTAAATTATATAAAACATATGCAATAAATTTAGACTGAATATATTAAGATGAAAATTCATATATTACTTTGACCAAGAAATTTAAAAGGAGTAATTTTATGAAAAGAATCTTTCTAAATGAGGAATATACTTATAATGAAATAGGTATTAAGCTAGGGTATATGATAATTTCATTTTTAATTTCTATTTTAGTAATGCAAATATTATGTTTATGTAAAGTAACAACATTATTAGATATAAAAATAAATGACATACTTTATATTGGAGAATCAATAGTTATTACTGGGTGTATAATAACTATTTCAGGTGGTAGAAGTTTTTTAAAGAAAAATCTTTTTAGAAGAAAAGAGATTTTTATAGGGATTTTTACTGGAGCTATTTCCGGGTTAATTGTGATGTTTATTACTTATTTATACAGGCTTATTCCAATATGTTTTGGGGAAAGTATAATAGAAATTGGCTCTAATCAAGTTGTAAGTACTTATAAAAATTTTAGTTTTGAAGGGTTGATAGTTACAGCAATTACACCAGCTATATTAGAAGAGACTATATTTAGAGTTGTAGGGTTTTCTATTTTTGCTTGTATATTTAAATTTTGGTTTAGTATAGTAAGAAAAAATGAAATTAAATCAAATAGTATAAATGTATTAAATTTAAAGAGTGGATATGGATTAAGTACTTTATTTATTACTTCGTTAGTATTTGCTCTAATGCATGGGCCAAGCATTTTAAGCCTTCCAATATATTTATTACCAGGATTATTATTTGGATTTTTATATTGTAAGTATGGGTTAGGAGTATCTATATCAGCTCATTGCATTAGTAATTACTTATCATCTTTAGTTTTAACAATAGTAGTATTTTTAATTAATTTATTATTTTAACTTAGGAATTAAATTTAATAATATAAGGAAAACTATTTTTATTAGATATATAAATTAAAAAGGAGGAAACACAATGATATGTAAATCTAATATAAAAGTTATTCCTTTAGGAGGAATTGGAGAAATAGGCAAAAATATTACTGCATTTGAATATAGAGATGAAATAATAGTGATAGATTGCGGAGCCGGTTTTCCCGATGAGAGTATGTATGGAGTAGATTTGATTATTCCAGATATATCATATTTGAAAGAAAATAAAGAAAAAGTAAAGGGGATTTTTTTAACACATGGACATGAGGACCACATAGGAGCTCTTCCTTATATTTTAAAACAACTTA from Clostridium chauvoei encodes:
- a CDS encoding type II CAAX prenyl endopeptidase Rce1 family protein, with amino-acid sequence MKRIFLNEEYTYNEIGIKLGYMIISFLISILVMQILCLCKVTTLLDIKINDILYIGESIVITGCIITISGGRSFLKKNLFRRKEIFIGIFTGAISGLIVMFITYLYRLIPICFGESIIEIGSNQVVSTYKNFSFEGLIVTAITPAILEETIFRVVGFSIFACIFKFWFSIVRKNEIKSNSINVLNLKSGYGLSTLFITSLVFALMHGPSILSLPIYLLPGLLFGFLYCKYGLGVSISAHCISNYLSSLVLTIVVFLINLLF